One Mycolicibacterium goodii genomic region harbors:
- a CDS encoding GOLPH3/VPS74 family protein has product MARIAEDLFLLLLDNASAQPGLDRRRRERVLSAAVLLDLAYTCRIRPALAGEPVAAGRLIALAGHVPSAWPPDPVADAAFEVLRKQPLTPQAALAKLGKRTQAHLESHLETLGLIRRVRVPGKRFGGGYCWPLTDRNRVSGARGALLAALFDGHTPTPPIAAIICLLHAVDGLGAVLSLNERGWRWVHARATEISTGGWVDENASALPEMNLAVTTSALRPALIA; this is encoded by the coding sequence ATGGCGCGGATCGCCGAAGATCTCTTCCTGCTGCTGCTGGACAACGCGTCCGCGCAGCCGGGACTCGATCGACGCAGGCGTGAGCGTGTGCTCAGCGCCGCGGTGCTGTTGGATCTGGCCTACACATGCCGGATTCGGCCCGCCCTGGCCGGTGAACCGGTCGCGGCGGGCCGGCTCATCGCGTTGGCCGGACATGTCCCGTCCGCCTGGCCGCCCGATCCCGTCGCCGACGCGGCGTTCGAGGTGCTGCGCAAGCAGCCACTGACCCCGCAGGCGGCGCTCGCCAAGCTCGGCAAGCGCACCCAGGCCCACCTCGAGTCGCACCTGGAGACCCTCGGCCTCATCCGACGAGTCCGCGTCCCGGGCAAGCGATTTGGCGGCGGCTACTGCTGGCCGCTGACCGATCGGAACCGGGTCAGCGGGGCCCGTGGGGCGCTGCTCGCCGCGTTGTTCGACGGGCACACACCGACGCCGCCGATCGCCGCGATCATCTGCCTGCTGCACGCGGTCGACGGCCTCGGCGCCGTGCTGAGCCTCAACGAGCGCGGTTGGCGATGGGTGCACGCGCGCGCCACCGAGATCTCGACGGGAGGCTGGGTCGACGAGAACGCCTCCGCCCTGCCCGAGATGAACCTGGCCGTCACGACCTCCGCGTTGCGCCCCGCCCTGATTGCTTGA
- the greA gene encoding transcription elongation factor GreA, which translates to MTDTQVTWLTQEAFDRLKAELDQLIANRPIIAAEINDRREEGDLRENGGYHAAREEQGQQEARIRQLQELLNNAKVGEAPKQSGVALPGSVVKVYYDDDENDTETFLIATRQEGISDGKLEVYSPNSPLGGALLDAKVGESRTYTVPSGNVVKVTLVSAEPYQG; encoded by the coding sequence ATGACCGATACGCAGGTCACCTGGCTCACCCAGGAGGCATTCGACCGGTTGAAGGCGGAGCTCGACCAGCTGATCGCCAATCGGCCGATCATCGCCGCCGAGATCAACGACCGCCGCGAAGAGGGCGACCTCCGGGAGAACGGCGGCTATCACGCCGCCCGCGAGGAGCAGGGCCAGCAGGAGGCCCGCATCCGCCAGCTGCAGGAGCTGCTCAACAACGCCAAGGTCGGCGAGGCCCCGAAGCAGTCCGGTGTGGCGCTGCCCGGCTCGGTGGTCAAGGTCTACTACGACGACGACGAGAACGACACCGAGACGTTCCTGATCGCCACCCGCCAGGAAGGCATCAGCGACGGCAAGCTCGAGGTCTACTCCCCCAACTCACCGCTCGGCGGTGCGCTGCTCGACGCCAAGGTCGGGGAATCCCGCACCTACACCGTGCCGAGCGGCAACGTCGTCAAGGTGACGCTCGTCAGCGCCGAGCCCTACCAGGGCTGA
- a CDS encoding DUF4307 domain-containing protein produces the protein MIERPAARYGSPEQSRSNRRWILFAVAAVAVVVGVVAAVVTFQRFGSNEVKGELTGYELLDDETVQVTIGVERPDPSKPVVCIVRARSKDGSETGRREILVPPSTDRVVQVTTEVKSTRKPVMGDIYGCGTDVPSYLVTPQK, from the coding sequence ATGATCGAACGCCCCGCCGCCCGGTACGGATCCCCGGAGCAATCGCGTAGCAACCGCCGCTGGATCCTGTTCGCGGTGGCTGCCGTCGCGGTCGTCGTGGGGGTGGTGGCGGCGGTCGTGACGTTCCAGCGGTTCGGCAGCAATGAGGTAAAAGGCGAGCTCACAGGGTATGAGCTGCTCGATGACGAGACGGTCCAGGTGACCATCGGCGTCGAGCGGCCCGACCCGTCGAAGCCCGTGGTCTGCATCGTGCGGGCCCGCTCGAAGGACGGCAGCGAAACGGGCCGCCGTGAGATCCTGGTTCCCCCGTCGACCGATCGTGTGGTGCAGGTCACCACCGAGGTGAAGTCGACACGCAAGCCCGTGATGGGAGACATCTACGGCTGCGGGACGGACGTGCCGTCGTACCTGGTGACACCACAGAAATGA
- the mca gene encoding mycothiol conjugate amidase Mca — translation MSELRLMAVHAHPDDESSKGAATTARYAAEGARVMVVTLTGGERGDILNPAMDLPEVHGRIAEVRRDEMAKAAEILGVEHHWLGFVDSGLPEGDPPPPLPEGCFALVPLAEPVERLVRVIREFRPHVMTTYDENGGYPHPDHIRCHEVSVAAYEAAADHLLYPDAGEPWAVSKLYYNHGFLRQRMQLLQDEFAKNGQEGPFGKWLEHWDPDNDVFAKRVTTRIHCAEYFSQRDDALRAHATQIDPKGDFFHAPIEWQQRLWPTEEFELARSRVPVTLPEDDLFSGIEP, via the coding sequence ATGAGTGAACTGCGGTTGATGGCGGTGCATGCGCACCCGGACGACGAGTCCAGCAAGGGTGCGGCTACCACCGCGCGCTACGCGGCCGAGGGTGCCCGCGTCATGGTGGTGACCCTGACCGGCGGCGAGCGCGGAGACATTCTCAATCCGGCGATGGACCTGCCCGAGGTGCACGGACGGATCGCGGAGGTGCGCCGTGACGAGATGGCCAAGGCCGCCGAGATCCTGGGTGTCGAGCACCACTGGCTGGGCTTCGTCGACTCCGGCCTGCCCGAGGGCGATCCGCCACCGCCCCTGCCCGAGGGCTGCTTCGCGCTCGTCCCGCTGGCCGAGCCCGTCGAGCGCCTGGTCCGGGTGATCCGCGAGTTCCGCCCGCACGTGATGACCACGTACGACGAGAACGGCGGCTACCCGCACCCCGACCACATCCGTTGCCACGAGGTCTCGGTGGCCGCCTACGAGGCCGCGGCCGACCACCTGCTGTATCCCGACGCAGGCGAGCCGTGGGCGGTGTCGAAGCTGTACTACAACCACGGCTTCCTGCGGCAACGTATGCAACTCCTGCAGGACGAGTTCGCCAAGAACGGGCAGGAGGGTCCGTTCGGCAAATGGCTCGAGCACTGGGACCCCGACAACGACGTGTTCGCCAAGCGCGTCACCACCCGCATCCACTGCGCGGAGTACTTCAGCCAGCGTGACGACGCGCTGCGCGCGCACGCCACCCAGATCGACCCCAAGGGCGACTTCTTCCACGCCCCGATCGAATGGCAGCAGCGGTTGTGGCCCACCGAGGAGTTCGAGCTCGCGCGCTCCCGCGTTCCGGTCACGCTGCCCGAAGACGACCTGTTCAGCGGAATTGAGCCATGA
- a CDS encoding thioredoxin domain-containing protein, translating to MANLLNRSTSPYLRQHADNPVHWREWTPEALAEAAARDVPIMLSIGYAACHWCHVMAHESFEDREVAALANANFVCIKVDREERPDLDAVYMNATVALTGQGGWPMTCFLTPDGRPFFCGTYYPKPNFMQLLTAVAETWRDRRDEVEKASDQITTELRKMAGGLPGGGPPVAPDLCDHAVAAVLADEDARHGGFGGAPKFPPSALLEGLLRHYERTGSSTALTAVERTCEAMARGGIYDQLSGGFARYSVDPYWVVPHFEKMLYDNALLLRAYAHLARRTESVLGRRIASETADFMIAELGDLDMFTSSLDADAAGREGSTYVWTPAELRDVLGDDDGNWAAAVFAVTDEGTFEHGASVLQLPADPDDPVRFETIRAALLTARRARPQPARDDKVVTAWNGFAITALAEASVALQRPELLDAASRCARRLVDLHVVDGRLRRASLGGAVGASAGILEDHAALVTALLTLYQQTGAWLPEARHLLDVALDHFADPAQPGRWFDTADDAETLMVRPADPIDGATPAGASLIAEALQQAAYLTGSSRYAEAAQAALSTAVPILARAARSGGHWLAVAEAQLRGPIQIAVACEPPSDLLTAARTLAPGGAVVVGGPVDSSELLRGRDRVDGADAAYVCRGTVCDLPVTTVEDLADAVSVAV from the coding sequence GTGGCCAACCTCCTGAACCGGTCCACCAGCCCGTATCTGCGCCAGCACGCCGACAATCCGGTGCACTGGCGCGAATGGACACCTGAGGCGCTCGCCGAGGCCGCGGCGCGTGACGTGCCGATCATGCTGTCGATCGGCTACGCCGCCTGCCACTGGTGCCATGTGATGGCCCACGAGTCGTTCGAGGACCGCGAGGTCGCGGCGCTCGCCAACGCGAACTTCGTGTGCATCAAGGTCGACCGCGAGGAACGGCCCGATCTGGATGCGGTGTACATGAACGCCACGGTCGCCCTCACCGGGCAGGGCGGCTGGCCCATGACGTGCTTCCTGACCCCCGACGGCAGGCCGTTCTTCTGCGGCACGTACTACCCCAAGCCGAACTTCATGCAGTTGCTCACGGCCGTCGCGGAAACCTGGCGGGATCGGCGCGACGAGGTCGAGAAGGCGTCCGATCAGATCACCACCGAGCTGCGGAAGATGGCCGGCGGCCTGCCCGGGGGCGGTCCTCCGGTGGCCCCCGACCTGTGCGACCACGCCGTCGCCGCCGTCCTCGCGGACGAGGACGCGCGCCACGGCGGGTTCGGCGGGGCACCGAAGTTCCCGCCGTCCGCGCTTCTGGAGGGTTTGCTTCGCCACTACGAGCGCACGGGCTCGTCCACCGCGCTGACCGCGGTGGAACGCACGTGCGAGGCGATGGCCCGAGGCGGGATCTACGATCAGCTCTCCGGCGGCTTCGCGCGCTACAGTGTCGACCCCTATTGGGTGGTGCCGCATTTCGAGAAGATGCTCTACGACAACGCGCTGCTGCTGCGCGCCTACGCGCACCTGGCGCGCCGCACCGAAAGTGTCCTGGGACGTCGGATCGCTTCCGAGACAGCGGATTTCATGATCGCCGAACTCGGTGACCTGGACATGTTCACCTCGTCGCTCGACGCCGACGCCGCCGGGCGGGAGGGCTCGACCTACGTGTGGACACCCGCAGAGCTGCGGGACGTGCTCGGAGATGACGACGGTAACTGGGCCGCAGCGGTTTTCGCGGTCACCGACGAAGGGACATTCGAACACGGCGCGTCGGTGCTGCAGCTGCCCGCCGACCCGGACGACCCGGTGCGGTTCGAGACGATACGCGCGGCGCTGCTGACGGCGCGTCGCGCGCGGCCGCAACCCGCGCGCGACGACAAGGTCGTCACGGCGTGGAACGGCTTCGCCATCACCGCGCTGGCCGAGGCGTCGGTCGCATTGCAGCGACCCGAATTGCTCGACGCCGCTTCACGATGCGCGCGCCGCCTCGTCGATCTGCACGTCGTCGACGGGCGGTTGCGCCGCGCGAGCCTGGGCGGAGCGGTCGGCGCGAGCGCGGGCATCCTGGAGGACCACGCGGCGTTGGTCACCGCGTTGCTGACGCTGTACCAGCAGACCGGTGCGTGGCTGCCCGAGGCGCGGCATCTGCTCGACGTCGCGTTGGATCACTTCGCCGATCCGGCGCAACCCGGCCGGTGGTTCGACACGGCCGATGACGCCGAGACGCTCATGGTGCGGCCCGCCGACCCGATCGACGGTGCGACGCCCGCGGGGGCCTCGCTGATCGCCGAGGCGTTGCAGCAGGCGGCCTACCTGACCGGCTCGTCGCGTTATGCCGAAGCCGCGCAGGCGGCACTGTCCACGGCGGTCCCGATCCTGGCGCGCGCCGCGCGGTCGGGCGGGCACTGGCTGGCCGTCGCCGAGGCGCAGTTGCGTGGACCCATCCAGATCGCGGTGGCCTGCGAGCCGCCGTCGGACCTGCTGACCGCCGCGCGCACCCTCGCGCCTGGCGGCGCGGTCGTCGTCGGCGGGCCGGTGGACTCCTCGGAGTTGCTGCGTGGACGCGACCGGGTGGACGGTGCCGACGCGGCCTACGTGTGCCGGGGAACCGTGTGCGATCTGCCCGTGACCACGGTCGAGGATCTTGCTGACGCCGTTTCGGTGGCCGTGTAG
- a CDS encoding nuclear transport factor 2 family protein — protein MPSVEQMTQTVHRYLELVSSGTADEIADLYADDATVEDPVGGEVHIGRSAIRGFYGNVENVKAKSELVTLRVAGHEAAFHFRLELDFGDSGMRIEPIDVMVFDSEGKIASMKAYWSQSDATPI, from the coding sequence ATGCCCAGCGTTGAGCAGATGACCCAGACCGTCCACCGCTACCTCGAGCTCGTCTCGAGCGGCACCGCCGACGAGATCGCCGACCTGTACGCCGACGACGCCACCGTCGAGGACCCGGTGGGCGGCGAGGTGCACATCGGGCGCTCCGCGATCCGTGGCTTCTACGGCAACGTCGAGAACGTCAAGGCCAAATCGGAATTGGTCACCCTGCGGGTGGCCGGCCACGAGGCCGCGTTCCACTTCCGCCTCGAGCTGGATTTCGGCGACAGCGGCATGCGCATCGAGCCCATCGACGTGATGGTGTTCGACAGCGAGGGCAAGATCGCCTCGATGAAGGCCTACTGGTCGCAGAGCGACGCCACGCCGATCTAG
- the trhA gene encoding PAQR family membrane homeostasis protein TrhA, with protein MTAPIDGSHDRRTVPYRSAAVGVSGPGRQAEDLPEAVAGGVANFFGKPRARGWIHVYSAIVAFIAGAALVSVSWSVESTRAGLATLLYTFTIVAMFTVSGVYHRVNWTSVTARKWMKRLDHSMIFLFIAGSYTPFALLALPESKGMVLFWIVWGGAIAGVLLKMFWPSAPRWLGVPLYILLGWVAAWFIGPIMDGAGVAAVVLLIVGGALYSIGGVLYALKWPNPWPTTFGHHEFFHACTAVAAICHYIAMWFAVF; from the coding sequence ATGACCGCGCCGATCGACGGGTCCCACGATCGCCGGACAGTGCCCTACCGATCAGCGGCCGTCGGTGTCTCCGGGCCCGGTCGCCAAGCCGAGGATCTGCCCGAGGCCGTCGCGGGCGGTGTCGCGAATTTCTTCGGGAAACCACGCGCGCGCGGCTGGATCCACGTCTATTCGGCCATCGTGGCGTTCATCGCGGGCGCCGCGCTGGTGTCGGTGTCGTGGTCGGTGGAGTCGACGCGCGCCGGGCTCGCCACCCTGCTCTACACGTTCACGATCGTGGCGATGTTCACGGTCAGTGGCGTGTATCACCGGGTGAACTGGACGTCGGTGACCGCCCGCAAATGGATGAAGCGGCTCGACCACTCGATGATCTTCCTGTTCATCGCGGGCAGCTACACACCGTTCGCCCTGCTGGCACTGCCAGAGTCCAAGGGCATGGTGCTGTTCTGGATCGTGTGGGGCGGCGCGATCGCGGGCGTGCTCCTCAAGATGTTCTGGCCGTCGGCACCCCGCTGGCTCGGCGTACCGCTCTACATCCTGCTGGGCTGGGTCGCGGCGTGGTTCATCGGACCGATCATGGACGGCGCCGGTGTCGCGGCCGTGGTGTTGCTGATCGTCGGCGGTGCGCTCTACAGCATCGGCGGCGTGCTCTACGCACTCAAATGGCCCAACCCGTGGCCCACGACCTTCGGCCATCACGAGTTCTTCCACGCGTGCACGGCCGTCGCGGCGATCTGCCACTACATCGCGATGTGGTTCGCCGTCTTCTGA
- a CDS encoding (2Z,6E)-farnesyl diphosphate synthase, giving the protein MDIIPPRLKEPAYRIYEMRLRHELTRSKAQLPRHIAVLCDGNRRWARDAGYDDVSIGYRRGAAKIAEMLRWCQAAGIEMATVYLLSTENLQRDPEELTELIEIITDVVEEICAPHNKWSVRTVGDLELLGDEPARRLREAVESTTSNHANFHVNVAVAYGGRREIVDAVRSLLSKELANGATAEQLIEAVTVDGISENLYTSGQPDPDLVIRTSGEQRLSGFLLWQSAYSEMWFTEAYWPAFRRVDFLRALRDYTARHRRFGK; this is encoded by the coding sequence GTGGACATCATTCCCCCGCGCCTCAAGGAACCGGCCTACCGGATCTACGAGATGCGGTTGCGTCACGAGTTGACGCGGTCCAAAGCCCAACTGCCACGGCACATCGCGGTTCTGTGTGACGGAAATCGCCGCTGGGCACGTGACGCAGGTTACGACGACGTCAGCATCGGCTATCGCAGGGGTGCCGCCAAGATCGCCGAGATGCTGCGCTGGTGCCAGGCCGCGGGTATCGAGATGGCGACCGTCTATCTGCTGTCCACCGAGAACCTCCAGCGCGACCCCGAGGAACTCACGGAGCTGATCGAGATCATCACCGATGTGGTCGAGGAGATCTGTGCGCCGCACAACAAGTGGAGTGTGCGCACGGTCGGCGATCTGGAGTTGCTGGGTGACGAGCCGGCCCGTCGGCTGCGCGAGGCGGTCGAGAGCACCACTTCCAACCACGCCAACTTCCACGTCAACGTCGCTGTCGCGTACGGCGGGCGGCGCGAGATCGTCGACGCCGTCCGGTCGCTGTTGTCGAAGGAACTCGCCAACGGTGCGACCGCCGAGCAGCTCATCGAAGCGGTCACGGTCGACGGCATCTCCGAGAATCTCTACACGTCGGGTCAGCCCGACCCCGATCTGGTGATCCGGACCTCGGGGGAGCAGCGGCTCAGCGGATTCCTCCTGTGGCAGAGCGCCTATTCGGAAATGTGGTTCACCGAGGCGTATTGGCCCGCGTTCCGCCGGGTCGATTTCCTGCGTGCGCTGCGCGACTACACCGCAAGGCACCGCCGCTTCGGCAAGTAG
- a CDS encoding FAD-dependent oxidoreductase, which translates to MSTSAETTPEVDTCDLCIVGAGITGLNALFVASRYLGRDQKVILVDRRSRVGGMWVDTYPYVRLHQPHPMFTAGNIEWTLGREPSYLAAKEEVLGHFEHCLAEIKKRVTVDERYGHTLLSDNESGDNVTVTCRGPDGEQRVIVAKRLVKAFGAQVNPNQPLELSSTRIRSVSPDYCDVRSGDIRDSDTPVWVIGGGKTGMDTALALITAYPGREVNLVAGSGTFFTAREKFFPSGSKRWWGGCQLSNLALDMTRRFDGTNEKPLAEWYRNNYGVWLTPEAGNFLFGVLSETENRTIAAGLNDVIMDHLVDAVDRDGASELVFRSGATKPVQPGSWIVNCTGYLTNGNHPYEPYVSGGGSTVSLQGRSFTLHLTSYAGYFLTHLMFLDKIRTVPLYELDFEEMCRVAKPAVPFALFSLAQYNLSLITDAVPGSVFKECGLDFNRWYPWPRRMIGTAQFLATHRREREHLRRTLDTLHDRFGVRCGPLIEGGARASAAAAG; encoded by the coding sequence GTGTCCACTTCAGCCGAAACCACACCGGAAGTGGACACGTGCGACCTCTGCATCGTCGGTGCCGGCATCACCGGTCTCAACGCGCTGTTCGTCGCGAGCCGCTACCTGGGCCGCGATCAGAAGGTGATCCTCGTCGATCGCCGCAGCCGGGTGGGCGGGATGTGGGTGGACACGTATCCGTATGTGCGGCTGCACCAACCACATCCGATGTTCACCGCCGGCAACATCGAGTGGACGCTGGGGCGCGAGCCGTCCTACCTCGCCGCCAAGGAGGAAGTGCTCGGTCACTTCGAGCACTGCCTGGCCGAGATCAAAAAGCGCGTGACGGTCGACGAACGCTACGGTCACACGCTCCTGTCCGACAATGAATCGGGTGACAACGTCACGGTCACCTGCCGTGGCCCCGACGGCGAGCAACGCGTCATCGTGGCGAAGCGGCTCGTCAAAGCCTTTGGTGCCCAGGTGAACCCGAACCAACCGCTGGAGCTCTCCAGTACGCGGATCCGTTCGGTGTCACCCGATTACTGTGACGTGCGCAGCGGGGACATTCGCGACAGCGACACCCCGGTGTGGGTGATCGGCGGCGGCAAGACCGGCATGGACACCGCGCTCGCGCTGATCACCGCCTATCCGGGGCGCGAGGTCAATCTCGTGGCCGGGTCCGGCACGTTCTTCACCGCACGGGAGAAGTTCTTCCCGTCCGGTTCGAAGCGGTGGTGGGGCGGGTGCCAGCTGAGCAACCTCGCCCTCGACATGACGAGGCGGTTCGACGGAACCAACGAGAAGCCCCTCGCCGAGTGGTATCGCAACAATTACGGCGTCTGGCTGACACCCGAGGCCGGGAATTTCCTGTTCGGCGTGCTGTCCGAAACCGAGAACCGCACCATCGCGGCGGGTCTCAACGACGTCATCATGGATCACCTGGTCGATGCCGTCGACCGCGACGGAGCCAGCGAGCTGGTGTTCCGCAGCGGCGCGACGAAACCCGTCCAGCCGGGAAGCTGGATCGTCAACTGCACGGGCTACCTCACCAACGGCAACCACCCGTACGAGCCGTACGTGTCCGGCGGCGGCTCGACGGTGTCGCTCCAAGGCCGTTCATTCACACTGCATCTGACCTCGTACGCGGGCTACTTCCTCACGCATCTGATGTTCCTCGACAAGATTCGCACGGTGCCGCTGTACGAACTCGACTTCGAAGAGATGTGCCGGGTGGCCAAGCCCGCAGTGCCGTTCGCGTTGTTCAGCCTCGCGCAGTACAACCTGAGCCTGATCACCGACGCCGTGCCGGGCTCGGTGTTCAAGGAGTGCGGTCTCGACTTCAACCGCTGGTATCCGTGGCCGCGGCGCATGATCGGCACCGCGCAGTTCTTGGCCACGCACCGTCGTGAGCGCGAACACCTGCGCCGGACCCTCGACACGCTCCACGACCGGTTCGGTGTGCGCTGCGGGCCGCTGATCGAAGGCGGGGCTAGAGCTTCCGCAGCCGCAGCCGGTTGA
- the coaA gene encoding type I pantothenate kinase: MPRPSEPSPYVEFDRSQWRSLRMSTPLKLSEDELVRLRGMGEKLDLLEVEEVYLPLARLIHLQVAARQRLFATTAEFLGEPQQNQDRPVPFIIGVAGSVAVGKSTTARVLQALLARWEHHPRVDLVTTDGFLYPNAELARRNLMHRKGFPESYDRRALMRFVTAVKSGADEAAAPVYSHLLYDIVPGEYQIVRQPDILILEGLNVLQTGPALMVSDLFDFSVYVDARIEDIEQWYISRFLTMRSTAFADPASHFHSYSTLTDEQAVFAARDIWHSINRPNLIENILPTRPRATLVLRKDADHSINRLRLRKL, from the coding sequence ATGCCGCGGCCCAGCGAGCCGAGCCCCTACGTGGAGTTCGACCGAAGTCAATGGCGTTCTCTGCGCATGTCGACACCGCTCAAGCTCTCCGAAGACGAACTGGTGCGCCTGCGCGGTATGGGGGAGAAACTCGACCTCCTCGAGGTCGAGGAGGTCTACCTGCCGCTCGCCCGATTGATCCACCTGCAGGTGGCGGCCAGGCAGCGCTTGTTCGCCACCACCGCGGAGTTCCTCGGCGAGCCCCAGCAGAACCAGGACCGCCCGGTGCCGTTCATCATCGGCGTCGCGGGCAGCGTCGCCGTCGGCAAGTCGACCACCGCGCGTGTGCTGCAGGCCCTTTTGGCACGCTGGGAACATCACCCGCGGGTCGATCTGGTCACCACCGACGGGTTCCTCTACCCCAACGCCGAACTGGCGCGGCGCAACCTCATGCACCGCAAGGGCTTTCCCGAGAGCTACGACCGCAGGGCGCTGATGCGCTTCGTCACCGCGGTGAAGTCCGGTGCCGACGAGGCCGCCGCCCCCGTGTACTCACACCTGCTCTACGACATCGTGCCCGGCGAGTACCAGATCGTCCGGCAACCCGACATCCTGATCCTCGAAGGGCTCAACGTCCTGCAGACCGGACCGGCCCTCATGGTGTCGGACCTGTTCGACTTCTCGGTTTATGTCGACGCGCGCATCGAGGACATCGAGCAGTGGTACATCTCGCGGTTCCTCACGATGCGGTCGACGGCGTTCGCCGACCCGGCATCGCATTTCCACAGCTACTCCACGCTGACCGACGAGCAGGCCGTGTTCGCCGCGCGCGACATCTGGCATTCGATCAACCGGCCCAACCTGATCGAGAACATCCTGCCGACCCGCCCGCGCGCGACACTCGTGCTGCGCAAGGACGCCGACCACTCGATCAACCGGCTGCGGCTGCGGAAGCTCTAG
- a CDS encoding DUF885 domain-containing protein, producing MGNGMGISTGTGTGTGSDAGAGAGSDAAALIREYLLLGLRFDRIEEGYVDSFTGDPELRRVIENEPAPDPADLARQADRLLTRIPDDLEPDRAAYIASHLRALNFAGRKFAGEDVGFVDEVEAYFDVRITKGDPERYREAHARLDEALGGAGPLADRIQAHRSAEEIPPERLEECIHAFSSALRDRVRAEYPLPEAELITYEVVTDKPWSGFNYYLGGYKSTVAVNADLKQQMANLPRLVAHESYPGHHTEHCRKELGLVEGRNQLEQTIFLVNTPQCLMAEGLADLALYAAIGPGWGAWAQEIYADLGLRFDGERAEKISEAMAGLADVRQDAAIMLHDEHRDVDDVVAYLRRWLLVNDERARQMLRFLSSPLWRAYTSTYIEGYRLLKDWLDARPSDVGLTERFGRLLDEPLIPSTLRAELAA from the coding sequence ATGGGTAACGGGATGGGAATTTCCACGGGCACGGGCACGGGCACGGGCAGCGACGCGGGGGCAGGCGCAGGTTCCGACGCGGCCGCGCTGATCCGCGAGTATCTGCTGCTCGGCCTGCGCTTCGACCGGATAGAAGAGGGCTACGTCGACTCTTTCACCGGCGACCCGGAACTGCGGCGTGTCATCGAGAACGAACCCGCACCCGACCCGGCCGACCTGGCCCGCCAGGCCGACCGGCTGCTCACCCGGATCCCCGACGACCTCGAACCCGACCGCGCGGCGTACATCGCGTCGCACCTGCGCGCACTGAACTTCGCGGGCCGCAAGTTCGCGGGGGAGGACGTGGGATTCGTCGACGAGGTCGAGGCGTACTTCGACGTGCGGATCACCAAAGGCGACCCCGAGCGCTACCGCGAGGCCCATGCGCGCCTCGACGAGGCGCTGGGCGGCGCCGGACCGCTGGCCGACCGGATCCAGGCGCACCGCAGTGCCGAGGAGATCCCGCCGGAGCGGCTCGAGGAGTGCATTCACGCGTTCTCCTCGGCCCTGCGCGATCGCGTGCGCGCCGAGTACCCGCTGCCCGAGGCCGAGTTGATCACCTATGAGGTGGTCACCGACAAGCCGTGGTCGGGCTTCAACTATTACCTCGGCGGCTACAAGTCGACCGTCGCGGTCAACGCCGACCTCAAGCAGCAGATGGCGAACCTGCCGCGGCTGGTCGCACACGAGTCCTACCCGGGCCACCACACCGAGCACTGCCGCAAGGAATTGGGACTGGTGGAGGGCAGAAATCAACTCGAACAGACGATCTTCCTGGTCAACACGCCGCAATGTCTGATGGCCGAGGGCCTGGCCGACCTCGCGCTGTACGCGGCGATCGGGCCCGGCTGGGGTGCCTGGGCCCAGGAGATCTACGCCGACCTGGGGCTGCGGTTCGACGGGGAACGCGCCGAGAAGATCTCGGAGGCGATGGCCGGGCTGGCCGACGTGCGCCAGGACGCCGCGATCATGCTGCACGACGAGCACCGCGACGTCGACGACGTCGTCGCGTACCTGCGGCGCTGGCTGCTGGTCAACGACGAGCGGGCCCGCCAGATGCTGCGGTTCCTGTCGTCACCGCTGTGGCGGGCCTACACGAGCACCTACATCGAGGGCTACCGGCTGCTCAAGGACTGGCTCGACGCCCGGCCGTCGGACGTGGGCCTCACCGAGCGGTTCGGCCGGTTGCTCGACGAGCCGCTGATTCCGTCCACGTTGCGGGCCGAGCTCGCGGCCTGA